The Bacteroides sp. AN502(2024) DNA segment CCACTCCGTCGCCACTCTCATATAAGAATGCCAGTTCCACAAGGGCAAAGCAAGCACCCAGTTCGGCCGCTTTTTCATAATATTCCCTTGATTTTACTGGGTCCTTCACACCGTTATATCCATTAGCCAGATAATAAGCCACACGGCAATACCCATCGGCATTATTCAGTGAAGCCGCCTTTTCATAATACTCTAAAGCCTTCACATAATCCGTTTCTTCAGACAAGAAGCCACGTTCATACATCCAGCCCAAACGATAAGCTGCACTTCCCGAACCCAATTCAATGGCTTTCTCCAACAACTCTTTCGCACGATTCATGTCTTCCGGCACCAGATCACCGTTGAAATAGATATTGGCCAATCCTTCGATACCTTGTATGTAATCATCCTCCACGCAGCGATTCAGACACATCAATCCACGTTCCACGTCCTTATATTCATCATTATACAGGTAGATCAATGACAATTCATACGCACTGTATGGTTCACAATAAAGCATACCCTTCTCCAGCCATTCAATCGCCTTAGGCATATCCAGCCATTCTTCTTCCTGATAGTTATATCCCAGGAAATTGGCAGCAGACCACACACCGGCATGCCAGGCCTTTTCCCAAAGTTCAAAGCTCAGTTCTTTCGGTTTATTCAGTTCCGGATAACGGAAATAAAGCGTAGCCAGATTTTTAAGACTATAAAAATTGGGAACAATTTCCAGAGACTTTTCGTAGTAAGCAGCCTCCTCTGCCACGTTACCTTCCGCCCTGTCTAGTGCATCTCCCAACGATGCATACACATGAGCACGCAAACGTTCGTCTTCAGGCAGTTCGGCAAGCAGTTCATTCCGTATCTGTAATGCCTTTGCTTTATCTCCTGCAAATTCTTCAACAAAAGCACGATAATACTTTCCCCACCAAATAGCTTCGGGAGAAGTGAGAGCGGCAAAGCGCCGTTCCCCCTCTTCTTTATCTTGTTCACAATAAAATCCCATGTATCGCCAATAGGCAACAGTGGCTTCCGCTTCAGCCCACCCCATATCGGCAGCCTTCTCGTAGTACGGAAACAAATAACTCATATCCCGTTTTCCATAACGGGCTTCAGAATATTGTGCACCTTTCTGCGCCCATCCCGCACCGCTAAACTCTGCTACACGGTCACATACCTGTATCACCTTTTCCCACCAGAATTCATATTCTTCCGCGTTGAGATCGACCTCTACGTTACAGTCAAAAGCACTGAATATCAGTTCAAAAAAATCTTCTGTTAATTTCTCGTCTTCTTTTGTGTACAAAGCATATTCACATACAGCCAATGCTTCCCACCAGTTTTCCGCACTTGATAATGAAGCCGGTGTATACTGCGGAAACCATACCCTTGCAGGCTGTCCGGATACTTTAATTTTAGCAGATAACTCTCCAAATTTCTCTTTCAAAGTTTTCATGATATAGACTTTACCTTAAATTTTGTATCACTAGTCAATAAAAATCTCATAACGAGCGCAAGGTACAAATATTGACCGAATGGACAAAAAAGAGTCTCTTTTATTTTTATAACTCCAAAAGTTGTCGTAACCGTTGCACCGATGTTTCAATCTGCCAACGGTCTTCCAATTCGTCTGCATTAAAGATATATTGAGCCTGGTGATAAAAAGGAGCCCGCTTCTCCAGTGCCTGAATAATGAACGCTTTCAGTTCTTCATCCTCTTTCCCTTGAAGAATAGGACGTTGCTGTTTAGCCACACGCAAACGCCTGAACAGCACACCCGGATGCACATCGAGAAAAACCGTTTTCCCGGTCCGGTTCATAAACTCCATATTATCAAAAAAACAAGGCGCTCCACCTCCCGTTGAGATGACCACATTCTCAAACTCAGCTACTTCATGAAGCATATTTCTCTCCAGCTCCCTGAATCCTGTTTCACCTCGTTCTGTGAATAATTCTCCAACGGTTTTGTGAAAACGCTCTTCGATATACCAGTCCAGATCAACGAACGATATACCCATCTGCCGGGTAAAAGCTTTACCCAATGTCGTTTTTCCGGCACCCATATAGCCGGTAAGGAAGATACGAACCATAAATGATCAATTTTACTCACAAAATTAATCATTTAATGAAAAATAATAGCTTCTTTCTTATTTATATTCAATATTGTCCTAAATAAATTGGGGGAACAAATAAAAAGGAAGTAGAACTAAGGTAAAATGACTACCTTAGTAGCGAGCCACCAACTCATCTACTTCCTATGGCAAATATAACACTTTTCGCACAAGTAATATCACATCTCCCGAAAGAAAATATCAGGAAAATCATAAAATCTTCGGGGTCAGACAAGCATTGTAAGGGCTACAATACATGGAGTCAGTTTGTTAGCATGATTTTCAGCCAATTCTCAGGATGTGATTCAGTCAGAGATATCTCAAACGGGCTGAAATCAGCCACCGGCAACCTCAATCATTTGGGAATCAACCGTGCACCATCCAAGTCAACGGTAGCATATCAGAACGCCAACCGAGACAGTTCGGTTTTTCGAGGCATATTCTACTCGTTGTTTCAGTATTTCGGACAG contains these protein-coding regions:
- a CDS encoding shikimate kinase, producing the protein MVRIFLTGYMGAGKTTLGKAFTRQMGISFVDLDWYIEERFHKTVGELFTERGETGFRELERNMLHEVAEFENVVISTGGGAPCFFDNMEFMNRTGKTVFLDVHPGVLFRRLRVAKQQRPILQGKEDEELKAFIIQALEKRAPFYHQAQYIFNADELEDRWQIETSVQRLRQLLEL